One Vidua chalybeata isolate OUT-0048 chromosome 13, bVidCha1 merged haplotype, whole genome shotgun sequence genomic window carries:
- the DNAAF4 gene encoding dynein axonemal assembly factor 4 isoform X1, with amino-acid sequence MPVWLREHSWRQTLTAVYLSLPLRGARATPANIFCGEQYLKVSIPPFLFEAILYAPIDDTNSTAKIGNGNIFFTLYKKEPALWDSLTLANADKEKLQYLRENAVLKAQEKAKEETEAKKITKQEHKKYALEATMKLEEAERKRIEALKEKERQKVAKELELWKNQQKDSDKYKSIQKKEELHQEIEPLEERKNEKMNKTRIPNEGSSKTRLKSTRGHGSCSIFSQNLKEEQLPAPRVAATIKVNFTPRVFPTALRESRVAEEEEWLHKQAEARRIINSDLSELEDLKEEEKNPDWLKDKGNKMFAMGDYLGAVNAYNLAVRLNNKLPLLYLNRAACHLKLRNLHKAIEDSSKALELLTPPVPDNENARVKAHVRRGTAFCQLELYTEGLQDYEAALKIDPRNKILEKDAEKIRHLIQGTMQSS; translated from the exons ATGCCGGTGTGGCTGCGGGAGCACAGCTGGCGCCAGACCCTCACCGCCGTGTACCTCTCGCTGCCCTTGCGCGGCGCCCGGGCCACCCCCGCCAACATCTTCTGCGGCGAGCAGTACCTGAAG GTAAGCATCCCTCCCTTTTTATTTGAAGCCATTTTATATGCTCCTATTGATGACACAAACAGCACAGCCAAGATtggaaatggaaacattttcttcactttgtATAAAAAAGAACCGGCCTTGTGGGATTCCCTAACTCTAGCCAATG ctgacaAGGAGAAACTACAATATCTGAGAGAGAATGCTGTTCTAAAAGCccaagaaaaggcaaaagaggAGAcggaagcaaaaaaaattacaaaacaggAACACAAAAAATATGCTTTGGAGGCCACAATGAAG ctagaagaagcagaaagaaaaagaattgaaGCTCTAAAAGAAAAGGAGCGGCAGAAGGTTGCTAAAGAGTTAGAGTTATggaaaaaccaacaaaaagatAGTGATAAATACAAGAGCAtacaaaaaaaggaggaattacATCAAGAAATAGAGCCattagaagagagaaaaaatgaaaaaatgaacaaaactcGGATACCTAATGAAGGAAGTTCTAAGACAAGACTCAAATCCACAAGAG GTCATGGCTCCTGTAGtatattttcacagaatttaaAGGAAGAACAGTTACCAGCTCCCCGAGTTGCTGCTACAATTAAAGTCAACTTTACACCACGAGtttttcccacagctctgcGAGAATCTCGTGttgcagaagaggaggag TGGCTACACAAACAAGCAGAAGCTCGAAGAATAATAAATTCTGATTTATCTGAGCTGGAAGATTtaaaagaagaggagaagaatCCAGACTGGTTAAAGGACAAAGGAAA CAAAATGTTTGCAATGGGAGACTACCTTGGGGCTGTAAATGCCTATAACCTTGCAGTGAGGCTGAACAATAAACTTCCCCTGCTGTACCTGAACCGTGCTGCTTGCCACCTTAAACTGAGAAATTTGCACAAAGCTATCGAAGATTCCTCCAAG GCACTGGAACTGTTGACACCACCTGTTCCTGATAATGAGAACGCTCGAGTGAAAGCCCATGTGAGACGTGGAACAGCGTTTTGTCAGCTGGAATTATACACTGAAG GCCTTCAGGATTATGAAGCAGCTCTCAAGATCGATCCTAGAAATAAAATTCTAGAAAAAGACGCTGAGAAGATTCGACATCTAATTCAAGGAACAATGCAAagttcttaa
- the DNAAF4 gene encoding dynein axonemal assembly factor 4 isoform X2 has product MTHPYREGSTFSGLLQSSTVDTKQISSVSIPPFLFEAILYAPIDDTNSTAKIGNGNIFFTLYKKEPALWDSLTLANADKEKLQYLRENAVLKAQEKAKEETEAKKITKQEHKKYALEATMKLEEAERKRIEALKEKERQKVAKELELWKNQQKDSDKYKSIQKKEELHQEIEPLEERKNEKMNKTRIPNEGSSKTRLKSTRGHGSCSIFSQNLKEEQLPAPRVAATIKVNFTPRVFPTALRESRVAEEEEWLHKQAEARRIINSDLSELEDLKEEEKNPDWLKDKGNKMFAMGDYLGAVNAYNLAVRLNNKLPLLYLNRAACHLKLRNLHKAIEDSSKALELLTPPVPDNENARVKAHVRRGTAFCQLELYTEGLQDYEAALKIDPRNKILEKDAEKIRHLIQGTMQSS; this is encoded by the exons ATGACCCACCCTTATCGGGAAGGAAGCACCTTCTCTGGGCTTCTACAAAGCTCCACAGTGGATACAAAGCAAATTAGTTCT GTAAGCATCCCTCCCTTTTTATTTGAAGCCATTTTATATGCTCCTATTGATGACACAAACAGCACAGCCAAGATtggaaatggaaacattttcttcactttgtATAAAAAAGAACCGGCCTTGTGGGATTCCCTAACTCTAGCCAATG ctgacaAGGAGAAACTACAATATCTGAGAGAGAATGCTGTTCTAAAAGCccaagaaaaggcaaaagaggAGAcggaagcaaaaaaaattacaaaacaggAACACAAAAAATATGCTTTGGAGGCCACAATGAAG ctagaagaagcagaaagaaaaagaattgaaGCTCTAAAAGAAAAGGAGCGGCAGAAGGTTGCTAAAGAGTTAGAGTTATggaaaaaccaacaaaaagatAGTGATAAATACAAGAGCAtacaaaaaaaggaggaattacATCAAGAAATAGAGCCattagaagagagaaaaaatgaaaaaatgaacaaaactcGGATACCTAATGAAGGAAGTTCTAAGACAAGACTCAAATCCACAAGAG GTCATGGCTCCTGTAGtatattttcacagaatttaaAGGAAGAACAGTTACCAGCTCCCCGAGTTGCTGCTACAATTAAAGTCAACTTTACACCACGAGtttttcccacagctctgcGAGAATCTCGTGttgcagaagaggaggag TGGCTACACAAACAAGCAGAAGCTCGAAGAATAATAAATTCTGATTTATCTGAGCTGGAAGATTtaaaagaagaggagaagaatCCAGACTGGTTAAAGGACAAAGGAAA CAAAATGTTTGCAATGGGAGACTACCTTGGGGCTGTAAATGCCTATAACCTTGCAGTGAGGCTGAACAATAAACTTCCCCTGCTGTACCTGAACCGTGCTGCTTGCCACCTTAAACTGAGAAATTTGCACAAAGCTATCGAAGATTCCTCCAAG GCACTGGAACTGTTGACACCACCTGTTCCTGATAATGAGAACGCTCGAGTGAAAGCCCATGTGAGACGTGGAACAGCGTTTTGTCAGCTGGAATTATACACTGAAG GCCTTCAGGATTATGAAGCAGCTCTCAAGATCGATCCTAGAAATAAAATTCTAGAAAAAGACGCTGAGAAGATTCGACATCTAATTCAAGGAACAATGCAAagttcttaa
- the PYGO1 gene encoding pygopus homolog 1, with amino-acid sequence MSAEQEKDPIALKRSRGGDGGLDGLGGPGVQLGSPDKKKRKANTQGSSFPPPSEYAPPPNPSSDHLVAANPFDDNYNTVSYKPLPSGNPYFSNPGYPGFGGYNTFRMPPHMLPRVSSPYGGSYSLRNQPHPLPQNPVGMGFSRPHSFSFGPHDNPGFGNQPPYGSGQINQNVNMSAQHFRPNPGENFGHSGQIPHPDVPTNFGPGNNPNFPNSQLESNHSFVPPPNTYNQTKSSAQKQDFSQGASKASSQNTAAHQHHHRTEDVVSQGNSDLKNVTRNNVVNQDNSHSNSADNTNAGHSNGTQSKSRQPRGTAEGCNSEKSSKTPLHPSRHGHSSSEPVYPCGICTHEVNDDQDAILCEASCQKWFHRICTGMTESAYGLLTAEASAVWGCDTCMADKDVQLMRTRETAGPPALNTEG; translated from the exons ATGTCAGCGGAACAGGAGAAGGACCCCATCGCGCTGAAGAGATCTCGAG GTGGTGACGGTGGATTGGATGGGTTAGGAGGACCAGGAGTTCAGCTTGGAAGCCCTGATAAGAAAAAGCGCAAAGCAAATACACAG gGGTCGTCATTTCCTCCTCCATCTGAATATGCTCCACCACCGAACCCAAGCTCTGACCACCTTGTAGCTGCAAATCCATTTGATGACAACTATAATACCGTGTCTTATAAACCACTTCCTTCAGGAAATCCATATTTTAGTAATCCTGGTTATCCTGGCTTTGGAGGCTATAACACTTTCAGAATGCCACCTCACATGCTACCCAGAGTGTCCTCACCATATGGTGGTTCTTACTCCCTCAGAAACCAACCACATCCTCTTCCTCAAAACCCTGTTGGCATGGGTTTTAGTCGACCCCACTCTTTCAGCTTTGGTCCACATGATAACCCAGGTTTTGGGAATCAACCACCTTATGGCAGTGGTCAGATAAATCAAAATGTCAATATGTCTGCTCAGCATTTCAGACCAAATCCTGGAGAGAACTTTGGCCATTCTGGTCAGATACCTCACCCAGATGTGCCGACTAACTTTGGTCCTGGAAACAATCCAAATTTTCCAAATTCTCAGCTAGAGTCAAACCATTCTTTTGTTCCTCCACCAAACACGTACAACCAGACAAAATCATCAGCACAAAAGCAAGACTTTAGCCAAGGTGCAAGCAAAGCATCTAGCCAGAACACTGCTGCTCATCAGCATCATCACAGGACAGAGGACGTTGTGAGTCAAGGTAACAGTGATCTGAAAAATGTTACTCGGAACAATGTGGTAAATCAGGATAACAGCCATTCTAACAGTGCTGATAACACCAATGCTGGCCACTCAAATGGGACTCAGAGCAAGTCCCGCCAGCCTCGAGGTACTGCTGAAGGATGCAACTctgaaaagagcagcaaaacacCCCTCCATCCCAGTCGCCATGGACACTCGTCCTCTGAACCCGTCTACCCGTGTGGAATTTGTACACATGAAGTCAATGATGACCAGGACGCCATCCTCTGTGAAGCCTCTTGTCAGAAATGGTTCCATCGGATCTGTACAGGCATGACAGAGTCAGCTTATGGCCTTCTCACGGCAGAGGCATCGGCAGTGTGGGGCTGTGACACTTGCATGGCTGACAAGGATGTGCAGCTAATGCGCACGAGAGAGACTGCAGGACCCCCTGCACTGAACACAGAAGGCTGA